In Halorussus halophilus, the DNA window CCACGAAGTTGCCCATGTCGCCGTCACCGACGAAGGAGTTCGAACGGATGGCAGGAGTCCCGAGCAACGCGGCCTCTGTGACCATCGTTTGTGTGTCCGCCACGAGCAGGTCCGCCTCTGCGAGCGCGTCGTGGAGCAACGCGGGGTGCAAGTCGAATGGCTGAGCAGGCAACGCTGCTAAGTCCATCTCCCCGGCTTCGTTCGAGACGAAGACCGTCGCGCGGTCAGATAGTTCTTCCACCAGTCGGCCCACCTTCCGAGGACTGATACCCTCGTGGCCGACGTCGTGGTGCGACCCGAAGGCGTTCAGCCGGACGAGGACGTACGGTTCGTCGTCCTCGACGCCGAGTTTCTCGCGAACGTCCGTTGCAGGGTCGTAGGTGTCAGGATGGAGGTACGCACACTCTTTGAATCCGCGGAACACGTGATGGTTCTCGCCGAGGTCCTTGCCGAACGTGTGGGGCGTGAGATACGCGTCCACGAACGGGCGAGAGATGGCGTGGTCGAGGTGCGTCGTCTCCGAGTCGGTAATGAGGACCGTCGGAACCCCGGTGACCGCCCCAGCGTGGGCCGCGTACGCGCCGATGCCGAGTATCTTGTCCGGTTCGAACTGCCGTGCCAAACTCAGTATCCTCCAGTAGTGCTTGGGGAGTTCGCGGACGAGCGAGTACTTGTTCGTCGCCAGTTTCCCGTACACTTCGTGGGGGATGTCGTAGTAGGACAACAGGTCGAGCGTACACCCATAGTCGCGGGCTACCACCAGCACCTCGTGTCCACGGGCTTGTAGTTCCTCGATGGCGTTCCGAAACAGGTGGACGTGCGCCGGCGTGTTCGTGAACAGTAAGTACCTCATTGCTTCAACGCGTAGTTGTGCCGTCCGACGTATTGTTATGCGGAGCGTCCTCAGCCGGTAGGAACCCTCAAACGAGGGGAGAAGAGTCGGTTAGGAACTGTCTTCGACCTGGACGCTGGCGGGACCGCTCAGTTCGAAGCCGGTGATTTCTCCGGAGAACCGATAGCCGTCTTTGCCGCCGACAACTCGCCCGGAAATGGTCCCGTCCGAAGCCTCGTCGTAGCTGTTGATAGACCCGAGGGCGTCGCTCTTTCGAACTTCGCCGCTCACGGTGAACGTGTACTCGCTGACCGCGTTCGGCGCGTTGCCTCCATCTATGACGAGTTTGTTCGGCAGCGCGAAGTCAGACGGCGTCACTTCCTCCCCGCCGTACGTCACCGTCCACACGTCCTCGTCGAGCGACAGTTCCGTAATGTCGCCGTCCACGAGATACGAGTCGCCATAGCCGTTGCCCGCGACGCCGGACACCGTCACTGAACCGTCGCCGTTCGAACTGACACTATCGTTGTTCTCCGCGGCGACGTCGCCGGCCGACGTGCGCTTTTGGACGCTGCCATCGACCACGAACTCGTAGCTGACCGTCGAAGCGTTCGAGGCCGAAACCAGTTCGAGGACGGTCCCGGACTGCTGGTCGTCGGGGGTGGTCGTGGAGTCATCGGAGTCACTACCGGAACCGCCGCCGGAGCCGGAGGACGTGCCGCTTGCGGCCTCCTCCGCGGTCATCGGAACGCCACTCGGGACGCGGCCCGTGTTGGCGTCGCTCCCCCACCGGGTGTTCTGGCTGATGACTTCCGGGTCTCCCTTGCTGGTGTTGACGACCTTCGCGGGTGAACTCCCGATGTCGGAGTCCTCGACGATGACTTCGCCCCACCAGGCCCAGACGCCGCGGCTGATGGTCGCGCCGGGGTTCGAACAACCGACGCCACACGGCCGAACGCTCCCGCCCTTGACGACGGTGTTGCGAACGTAGCAAGGACGACCGCTACCCGAACCGAGTCGGATGTTGGCGATGTTGTTGCTGTTGAAGTAGCTGTCTTCGACGTTCACGACGCCGTCGATCTGTTTGCTACTCGGGGTGCCGTACAGACCGTTGTCGATGAAGTGCGCTAAGTGTACATTTCGAAACGTTATGGTCCCCTTGTGCGGGAGATTTCCGTTGACCCAGATAGCGCCGTTCCCCGAGCGTGGGGTCTGGCCGTCGCCCAGGTAGACGTTCTCGATGAGACCCTGGCCGTCCCTGTCGGTGACGCCCGGCGTGAGCAGGCGGTGCCCGCCGGGGTGTTCTCCCTTGAACCCGACGTTTCGAATAACCCAGTCCGACCCCGTCGCGTGAATCTGGGCAGACGCGCCGTCTGCGGTCATGTCGATGAGGACGTTTTCGAGCGTCTCACCGCTTCCGACGCTGATGCGCCGCGTCCCGCCTGCGGGGACGGTAATCGTATCGTACTCTGCTGCTGACGCGACGTCGCTCGCCTGTGAGAGCGTTCCGAAACCGAACGCAGTGGCGACTCCGCCACCGGTAGCGCCCAAGACGGACCGACGGTTGACTACTCGTTCACTATCGTCGTGCTCGCGTGCCATGCCGGTTTCAAGGTGACACTAATATTTTAAATACCTTCTGGTTCCGTTTCAATGCCAGATTAATCTCTTTTAATGGTGTGTTACTCGACCGTTTCATCCGTTCCTGACACCAGTCGGACACTCGCATCCTGGAAATCGAATCGGAACTGCTCCGAGCAGAAAACCCCGCATCACGTTCCCTCTGTTCGCGGTATTCCGGCGTTGCAGTTCGTTGTTCTGTACCCCTCTATACATTTAACCTACTCTGTCGTAATCGCAATCATCGCCGTACAGGTTGCCTATACTTCGACGGAAGGCCCTGCTTCGCGTATAAGCGAGGGAGAACAAAGGTGGGTAGCAACGAACCAATAACCCGACGGAATCATGAGCTTTCAGGTTGCGGAGGGTGGGACGTCGGCCGATACCGCCACTGAGGCGGTCCTCGACGGGGTGGTCGTCGGCATCCCCGCGTACAACGAGGAAAACGGCATCGGAAGCACCGTCCTCGGGGTCAAGCGGTACGCCGAGGAGGTAGTCGTCGTAGACGACGGCAGCACTGACCGAACGGCCGACATCCTCGAACAAGCCGACGTCACCGTCCTCCAACACGAACGAAACCGCGGCAAAGGCGCTGCGGTGCGGACGCTGTTCGACTACGCAGTCGAACAGGAGTGTGAGGCGCTCGTACTCATCGACGCGGACGGACAACACGCGCCCGCGGACATTCCGACGCTCGCGGAGCCAGTCGTCGCCGAGGAGGCCGACGTCGTCATCGGTAGTCGGTATCTCGACCCCGACGACACCGACGAGACGCCGTTCTACCGGCGAATCGGGCAGGTGATTCTCGACTACTCCACGTCCAAAGTGACGGGAGCAGACCTCACCGACACCCAGAGCGGGTTCCGTGCGTTCTCTCCCGAAGCGGTAGAGCGACTCTCCATCACGACCGACGGAATGGGCGTCGAATGTGAGATGATAGATTCTGCGACGACTGAAGGACTGACTATCACCGAACGTGCCATCAAAGCCCGCTACACCGACCTCGAAGGCCAGACGTACAACCCCGTTAAGCACGGCTTAGCTGTGCTGGTCTTTCTCGCACGACTCGCCAAACGACGACGACCGTTCGCGCAGTTCACCAAGGAAAGTCGATAACATGACGCTACAACTACCGACCGAAATCCGCGACCGATACGACAACCTAGCGACCGACCTCGACGGCTTCGAAGATGGAGAGGCGCTCGCCCGGTACGTCCTCGAAGAAACTGCGAAGCAGTTGGAACGCGGCGACGGCGGGTCGGGCGGAACGTCCACCGACCGCGCCGAAGACGACGTGGTCGAAGACCGCCTCGAACAACTGGGCTACCTCGAAAAGTAATCCATGGACGAGGAACCCACGAGCGACAGCGAAAGTACCACAGTGGAACGGGCCGAGGCGGACGGTCACGGTACCGAGGCGAACGGCGACGTAATCATCCTCGGACTCGACGGCGTGCCACCCGAACTTGTCGATAGAGGTATCGACGCCGGGCGACTGCCGAACTTCGAGCGAATGCGCGCGGAGGGTGCCGATGGCACCACGCGTTCTACGGTGCCGCCGCTCTCGATGATCGCGTGGAGTTCCTTCGCTACGGGGCGCAATCCCGGCAATCACGGCATCTACAACTTCATGCTGAAAGAGGCGGGCGAGTACGGCACGAACTTCGTGAACGCCGACACCCTCCGCGAGAAGTCCGTCCCAGTCTGGGAGTATTTGGACGCCGAAGGCAAACGCTCTGGCGTGATGAACGTCATGCCGGGCTACCCGCCGTGTCGGACCGAGGGCTTCCACATCTCGGACAACATCACGACGCCCTCCACGGGCGACTACGCGTTCCCAGACCAATTGCGCGAAGACATCGAGTCGCGCGTCGGCGAGTACGACGTGGACCCCTACGAGGGCTACGACGACGGCAGCAACGAAGAGAACCTACGGGGCCTGCTCGACAACTTCTTCGAAATCGAGAAGAAGCGCATCGAGGTCGCGAAACTACTCTTCGAAGAGTACCCCTGCGACTACTACTCGCTGGTCTTCTCCGGACCGGACAACATCCTCCACGTCTTGGGGCACGTCCTCGACGGCACGCACCCGAAGCACGACCCGCGAGTCGCGGCGAAGTACGAGGACAAACCGCTCCAACTGCTGGAACTGTACGACGAACTACTCGGGTGGGTGATGGACCGGATGGACGACGAGGACACCCTGATGGTCATCTCCGACCACGGCCACGGCCCGGTGTACCAGACTATCAACCTGAACTCGTGGCTCTACAACGCGGGCTACCTCGATCTAAAATCGCGGCCGTGGACCCGTCTGAAGCAGTTCGGCTACAACTACGTCTACGACGCCGTCGAGCGAGTCGCCAGCGAACTCAACCTCTTCTCGAAGCTGAAGATGGGCGTGGCACGGACGAACGGCGACGACACCCCCGGCCCGGACCTCGCGGAACTCCTGACTATCTCCCGGAAGGACATCGACTGGTCGAAGACCGCCGCGTTCACGGTCGCCAGCGGTGGCCAAATCTATCTGAACACGAGGGACCACCGCGAGGGTGCGATTCCCGACCACCAGTACGACGAGATTCGCGAGCGACTGCGCGACGAACTACTGGCCATCGAGCATCCAGAGCGCGGCGACCGAGTCATCGACTCGGTGCTGTACGGCGAGGACGTGTACGACGACCAGTACGCAGACACCCGCCCGGACCTCGTCTGCATGCCCGCGCCGGGTTACCAGATTCAGTACCCCCAGACGATGAAGACAAAGCGCGTCTTCGCCGACCCGCCGAAGACCGGGTCGCACACGTCGATGAACGAGATGCACGGCATCTTCTACGCGTGGGGCGGTCCGGTACAGAACGACTCGGGGATGACCGTGGACCTCACCGACTTCGCGCCGACGGCGATGTCCTTGCTGGACGTGCCCGTTCCGGAAGAGATGGACGGCGAGATTCGCGCTGACGTGTTCGAGAAGGAAGGAGAGCGCAGTCGGTTCGACGGGAAAGTCCAAGCGAAGCGCGCAGTACGGAGCGTCGTAGACGGGATTGGGGCGGACTGAGCCCAGTCCGGACTACGCTTCGTCCGTACCGCGGACGTAGCAGACTCTCTCCTTGGGAATCTGTTTCTCGTAGACGAGTCGCTCGTCGTCTTCGTCTTCGGGAATCGGTGAAAATGCCACTCGCCAGTGGTTCGTGTCGTCGTCGTACCGGGGCGGTTCGAGAAACTCGTGGTCGGCGCGACTGATACTGCTGTACTGACCGGCGAGGGCTTCGTAGGCGAGCGTCGCGTAGATGTCTACAGTGTCACCGGAGTCGAGAGTCGGCGTCTCGCGCTCGTAGGTGACCGAGTAGACGCTCTCGCGCGGAACCGCCGCGGTCTGGGTTTCGTCCATCGGTCCGGCGACGTCCCAGTCAACGGCGCGACTCGGGAACTCCC includes these proteins:
- a CDS encoding DUF354 domain-containing protein, whose translation is MRYLLFTNTPAHVHLFRNAIEELQARGHEVLVVARDYGCTLDLLSYYDIPHEVYGKLATNKYSLVRELPKHYWRILSLARQFEPDKILGIGAYAAHAGAVTGVPTVLITDSETTHLDHAISRPFVDAYLTPHTFGKDLGENHHVFRGFKECAYLHPDTYDPATDVREKLGVEDDEPYVLVRLNAFGSHHDVGHEGISPRKVGRLVEELSDRATVFVSNEAGEMDLAALPAQPFDLHPALLHDALAEADLLVADTQTMVTEAALLGTPAIRSNSFVGDGDMGNFVDLEQHGLIYNLREFDAVLQTAKQLLDDENTEEEWARKREQYLEDKVNLTDLIVDVATDPASLETLPTKLTYDQREQGAFA
- a CDS encoding glycosyltransferase family 2 protein — encoded protein: MSFQVAEGGTSADTATEAVLDGVVVGIPAYNEENGIGSTVLGVKRYAEEVVVVDDGSTDRTADILEQADVTVLQHERNRGKGAAVRTLFDYAVEQECEALVLIDADGQHAPADIPTLAEPVVAEEADVVIGSRYLDPDDTDETPFYRRIGQVILDYSTSKVTGADLTDTQSGFRAFSPEAVERLSITTDGMGVECEMIDSATTEGLTITERAIKARYTDLEGQTYNPVKHGLAVLVFLARLAKRRRPFAQFTKESR
- a CDS encoding alkaline phosphatase family protein — its product is MDEEPTSDSESTTVERAEADGHGTEANGDVIILGLDGVPPELVDRGIDAGRLPNFERMRAEGADGTTRSTVPPLSMIAWSSFATGRNPGNHGIYNFMLKEAGEYGTNFVNADTLREKSVPVWEYLDAEGKRSGVMNVMPGYPPCRTEGFHISDNITTPSTGDYAFPDQLREDIESRVGEYDVDPYEGYDDGSNEENLRGLLDNFFEIEKKRIEVAKLLFEEYPCDYYSLVFSGPDNILHVLGHVLDGTHPKHDPRVAAKYEDKPLQLLELYDELLGWVMDRMDDEDTLMVISDHGHGPVYQTINLNSWLYNAGYLDLKSRPWTRLKQFGYNYVYDAVERVASELNLFSKLKMGVARTNGDDTPGPDLAELLTISRKDIDWSKTAAFTVASGGQIYLNTRDHREGAIPDHQYDEIRERLRDELLAIEHPERGDRVIDSVLYGEDVYDDQYADTRPDLVCMPAPGYQIQYPQTMKTKRVFADPPKTGSHTSMNEMHGIFYAWGGPVQNDSGMTVDLTDFAPTAMSLLDVPVPEEMDGEIRADVFEKEGERSRFDGKVQAKRAVRSVVDGIGAD